The following are encoded in a window of Methanorbis rubei genomic DNA:
- a CDS encoding pentapeptide repeat-containing protein: protein MGEGEGCPENPGPGFDQNQYNRLIHCAKTGDLSEWNKPYLAVVEELKSISGSDIWMDRAGLHDTVYDSAEDHGVRLEGAGLAELNLKGIELRDAWLERANFYKTNLEKASLARAHLAKSSLFRANLTGADLHEADLSGADMREANLEGADLKAANVSDADLREANLEGADLFQANLSGAKLSIAVLEGADLREANLSGADLRETNLSGADLREANLSGADLREANLEGADLFKADLSGAKLSSARMRGAKLGLAVLRDADLSYSVLLRANLYEADLSGAVLTEAEISEADLREANLSDADLTEAKLDGAKLSRANLTDAKLIGANLLRADLHDAELDRADLKKAILTDADLVGAHLRETTLRETELVRTNLSGAALGEADLTQANMEACRLENANFEAALLSGAVLRGVSAKHTDFRRAVMDGADMTAADLRYATFMRTEMRGAKMSRCDLRNAMIEEARLEGADLTKADLRQADMQDAILWRAKLVEANLREADVKEADLSGADLTGADLSEAYLEGVKFRNSTLFGTTCYLASVDGRTVIAKCAIDGNTDFTGVGISAARVDPKLQSRLLRNIRKIWWGEWYAEKKILHWLERQAGIPEEPELPKIKQPYVPENSSVAAKMRGFASSSSSGADQWKKRFSAKPVRTFFEGILQVFESIFVNLPIKLFWKISDYGSKTWPIVGAFILLNLVFTFLYLYVVPLLPVMTPTGIESVALLDNTAGPLMGFMQTTMILFSITDIATKNLGYIPMFFSLVHVLLGYFILAALVTRFAVMFQGQSP from the coding sequence ATGGGAGAGGGAGAAGGATGTCCGGAGAATCCCGGACCGGGATTCGATCAAAACCAGTACAATCGTCTGATTCACTGCGCAAAGACCGGCGACCTCAGCGAATGGAACAAACCATATCTCGCCGTCGTCGAAGAGCTCAAATCCATTTCCGGCTCTGACATCTGGATGGATCGTGCAGGACTTCATGACACCGTATATGACAGTGCCGAAGATCACGGCGTCCGCCTTGAAGGCGCGGGCCTTGCAGAACTCAACCTCAAAGGTATCGAACTGCGGGACGCATGGCTGGAACGTGCCAACTTCTACAAAACCAATCTGGAAAAAGCCTCACTCGCCCGTGCGCATCTCGCCAAATCCTCACTCTTTCGTGCGAACCTTACCGGTGCCGACCTCCATGAAGCTGACCTCTCCGGTGCTGACATGCGGGAAGCAAACCTCGAAGGAGCTGATCTCAAAGCCGCGAATGTTTCAGACGCCGACCTCAGGGAAGCAAACCTTGAAGGAGCCGACCTGTTCCAGGCAAACCTCTCCGGCGCAAAACTCAGCATCGCAGTTCTTGAAGGAGCCGACCTCAGAGAGGCGAACCTCTCGGGCGCTGACCTTCGTGAGACAAACCTTTCGGGCGCTGACCTCAGGGAGGCAAACCTTTCGGGCGCTGACCTTCGTGAAGCAAACCTCGAAGGAGCCGACCTGTTCAAGGCTGACCTCTCCGGCGCAAAACTCAGCAGCGCCAGAATGCGTGGAGCAAAACTCGGCCTCGCCGTCCTCAGGGACGCAGACCTCTCCTACTCTGTCCTTCTCAGAGCAAATCTTTACGAAGCAGACCTCTCGGGCGCAGTACTCACCGAAGCAGAGATCAGCGAAGCTGACCTTCGCGAGGCGAATCTCTCTGACGCAGATCTCACCGAAGCAAAACTTGACGGCGCAAAACTCTCCCGTGCCAACCTCACCGACGCCAAACTTATCGGTGCAAACCTTCTCCGTGCAGACCTCCATGATGCTGAACTTGACCGTGCCGACCTGAAAAAAGCCATCCTCACCGACGCAGATTTAGTTGGTGCCCATCTGCGGGAAACAACGCTCCGTGAAACCGAACTTGTCAGAACCAACCTCTCGGGTGCCGCCCTCGGCGAAGCCGACCTTACTCAGGCGAACATGGAAGCATGCAGACTGGAGAATGCAAACTTCGAAGCAGCACTTCTCTCAGGAGCTGTCCTTCGCGGCGTCTCTGCCAAACATACCGACTTCCGTCGTGCGGTGATGGATGGCGCTGACATGACCGCAGCTGACCTACGGTATGCGACCTTCATGCGTACTGAAATGCGTGGAGCAAAAATGTCGAGATGCGATCTCAGAAACGCGATGATCGAAGAGGCCAGACTTGAAGGAGCCGACCTTACCAAAGCTGATCTCAGGCAGGCAGACATGCAGGATGCAATCCTCTGGCGGGCGAAACTTGTCGAGGCAAACCTTCGCGAGGCTGATGTCAAGGAGGCTGACCTCTCCGGCGCTGACCTTACCGGTGCTGATCTCTCGGAGGCGTACCTCGAAGGCGTAAAATTCCGCAACTCAACGCTGTTCGGTACGACCTGTTACCTTGCCAGTGTTGACGGCAGGACCGTCATTGCGAAGTGTGCGATTGACGGCAACACCGACTTTACCGGTGTCGGCATATCAGCCGCGAGAGTCGATCCGAAACTTCAGTCAAGACTTCTTCGCAATATTCGCAAGATCTGGTGGGGCGAGTGGTATGCCGAGAAGAAAATTCTCCACTGGCTTGAACGGCAGGCAGGCATTCCCGAAGAACCCGAACTTCCGAAGATCAAACAGCCGTATGTTCCCGAGAACTCATCTGTCGCTGCAAAAATGCGGGGCTTTGCTTCCTCATCTTCGTCAGGAGCTGATCAGTGGAAGAAACGGTTTTCCGCAAAACCTGTCCGGACATTCTTCGAAGGCATCCTTCAGGTTTTTGAGTCGATATTTGTGAATCTGCCAATCAAACTCTTCTGGAAAATCTCAGACTACGGCAGCAAAACCTGGCCGATTGTCGGAGCGTTCATCCTGCTGAATCTGGTGTTTACCTTCCTGTATCTGTATGTCGTGCCTCTTCTGCCGGTGATGACTCCAACAGGCATTGAGTCTGTGGCGCTTCTTGACAATACGGCAGGCCCGCTGATGGGATTCATGCAGACCACGATGATTCTCTTCAGCATCACCGACATTGCAACCAAAAATCTCGGATACATTCCGATGTTTTTCTCTCTGGTGCATGTGCTGCTCGGATACTTCATCCTCGCGGCTCTTGTCACGCGGTTTGCGGTGATGTTTCAGGGCCAGAGTCCCTGA
- a CDS encoding AIR synthase-related protein translates to MDVEGYVRRSLHKGISEEEVLKLLQERILEIKNIDAGYASEVARAVIDEVKITEGLTGDLFSYEHAGVTMGEFGVGSRGSGDFYAHRKIAEVIGKTSADVGVDQMDDGGVVRANGTYVITTVDGMHSRLSDFPFLAGFHATRATLRDVYVMGAKPVGLISDVHIADDGDVAKLFDYTAGITTVAGALNVPLIAGSTLRIGGDMVIGDRMTGCVGVVGVADHVTARKSTTPGDVLLMTTGSGGGTIATAAIYSGNAEVVEETINLHFLKACDALIRSQVFPRIHAMTDVTNGGLRGDVFEMAETASCTVVVDDAPLRGLVAPKVLALLDKLGIDYLGVSLDALLVVAPPEYADEIIATVAKAGVRMERIGFVREGPGVSRLIRNGVEGEFLPKFREAPYTPLKKVVDRPGRDFEEMKRGIDRAAAAAREKKDRVLAKLQ, encoded by the coding sequence ATGGATGTTGAAGGATATGTCCGCCGCAGTCTGCATAAAGGAATCTCTGAGGAAGAGGTTCTGAAACTGCTGCAGGAACGCATTCTTGAAATAAAAAATATCGATGCCGGTTACGCCTCTGAAGTTGCCCGTGCGGTCATCGACGAAGTGAAGATAACCGAAGGGCTGACCGGCGATCTGTTTTCCTATGAACACGCTGGCGTGACCATGGGAGAGTTCGGTGTCGGTTCAAGGGGCTCCGGAGATTTTTACGCACATCGAAAAATTGCCGAGGTGATCGGCAAGACTTCTGCTGATGTGGGCGTGGATCAGATGGATGACGGCGGAGTTGTCCGGGCGAACGGGACGTATGTTATCACAACGGTTGACGGCATGCACTCGCGTCTGTCTGACTTTCCGTTCCTTGCCGGATTTCATGCAACCCGTGCGACGCTTCGCGATGTGTATGTGATGGGAGCAAAACCGGTCGGTCTCATCTCCGACGTCCACATCGCTGATGACGGTGATGTGGCGAAGCTGTTTGACTACACGGCAGGAATCACTACGGTGGCAGGAGCCCTGAACGTTCCCCTGATTGCAGGGTCCACACTCCGCATTGGCGGAGATATGGTGATTGGCGATCGGATGACCGGCTGCGTGGGTGTGGTTGGGGTAGCTGATCATGTGACTGCAAGAAAGTCGACAACCCCTGGCGATGTGCTGCTGATGACGACCGGCTCGGGCGGCGGGACGATTGCGACCGCAGCGATTTACTCAGGCAATGCTGAGGTTGTGGAGGAGACGATCAATCTGCACTTCCTGAAAGCATGCGATGCTTTGATCAGATCGCAGGTTTTCCCCCGCATTCATGCGATGACCGATGTGACCAACGGCGGTCTTCGCGGCGATGTGTTTGAGATGGCGGAAACCGCGAGCTGTACGGTTGTTGTGGATGATGCTCCGCTTCGCGGTCTTGTCGCACCCAAGGTTCTGGCTCTTCTTGACAAACTCGGCATCGATTATCTTGGCGTGAGTCTGGACGCTCTTCTTGTTGTGGCACCGCCAGAGTATGCGGATGAGATCATTGCGACTGTTGCGAAGGCAGGGGTTCGGATGGAGAGAATAGGATTTGTCCGCGAAGGTCCGGGCGTTTCTCGCCTCATCAGGAATGGTGTTGAGGGAGAGTTTCTGCCAAAGTTCCGCGAGGCTCCCTATACTCCTCTGAAGAAAGTTGTCGACCGGCCGGGCCGCGACTTTGAGGAGATGAAGAGAGGAATTGATCGGGCGGCGGCTGCGGCACGGGAAAAGAAGGACCGCGTCCTTGCCAAACTTCAGTAA
- a CDS encoding GyrI-like domain-containing protein: protein MNYAAEVKDLPNCTVYYKQGKIRSFEEIPDFILRSAEECREKNPDLRCNEYCYTAYLEPCDVLPEKEIMIEYGQVVEAAGKETETIRFRELEAVPAVCVLHKGDYAKLGDAYAFAFAWVEEHGYELAAPPREQYIHGVWDRENPDEWETEVQIPVKKL from the coding sequence ATGAATTATGCTGCAGAAGTAAAGGATCTCCCCAATTGTACTGTTTATTACAAACAAGGGAAGATCAGATCCTTTGAGGAGATTCCTGATTTTATTCTCAGGTCGGCAGAGGAGTGCAGGGAGAAAAATCCCGATCTTCGCTGTAATGAGTACTGTTATACCGCTTATCTGGAACCCTGCGATGTGCTGCCGGAGAAGGAGATCATGATCGAGTATGGTCAGGTGGTGGAGGCGGCAGGAAAAGAGACCGAAACCATCCGGTTCAGAGAGCTGGAGGCGGTTCCTGCTGTTTGTGTTCTGCATAAGGGAGATTACGCAAAGCTCGGCGATGCATATGCGTTTGCGTTTGCCTGGGTTGAGGAACATGGTTATGAACTTGCGGCGCCACCGAGGGAACAGTACATTCACGGTGTCTGGGACAGAGAAAACCCTGATGAGTGGGAGACCGAAGTTCAGATTCCGGTGAAAAAACTGTAG
- a CDS encoding radical SAM protein, whose product MSELMQKIERATSSTFFDQTGRNEGSGKCCNVMRILLEGTCSFDCAYCGVCGKKTGVSFTPKELAHGYLTLHRQGRVGGLLLSTGIPRGDVDLGMEKLTETARLIRSAGYRGYLHLKVLPGASRTDIAELAKYATRLSINLEAPNSSYLAEIATVKNYRSDLLTRHQWLAEIMPDRHSTQFVVGAAGESDKDIFDTVATSYEKYHPARVYYSAFYAISDTPLEKHENTPVWRANRWYQMDALLRLYGYSRGELTPAFDEEGMLLNTDPKILLAQNLSLLNPDTAEKSELLRVPGIGAVSAEAIVQTRKVQSVRNTAALRGCGVVMKRALPYLSLGTTRQTTFSSWC is encoded by the coding sequence ATGTCGGAGCTGATGCAGAAAATCGAACGGGCGACAAGTTCAACCTTCTTCGACCAGACCGGTCGTAATGAGGGGTCCGGCAAATGCTGCAATGTTATGCGCATTCTGCTTGAAGGAACCTGTTCGTTTGACTGTGCCTACTGCGGCGTCTGCGGTAAAAAAACCGGCGTCAGCTTTACTCCAAAAGAACTTGCCCATGGATACCTTACTCTGCATCGACAAGGACGCGTCGGCGGTCTTTTGCTCAGCACCGGAATTCCCCGAGGTGATGTGGATCTTGGTATGGAAAAACTGACCGAGACTGCACGCCTGATTCGTTCCGCCGGGTATCGTGGGTATCTGCATCTGAAGGTTCTTCCGGGAGCTTCCCGCACCGACATTGCCGAACTTGCAAAGTATGCAACCCGCTTAAGCATCAATCTGGAAGCGCCGAACTCCTCCTATCTCGCAGAGATTGCAACGGTGAAGAATTACCGGTCCGATCTCCTTACCCGCCATCAGTGGCTTGCGGAGATTATGCCGGACCGCCACTCAACCCAGTTTGTGGTGGGAGCTGCTGGCGAGAGTGACAAGGATATCTTCGACACTGTTGCGACGTCCTATGAAAAGTATCATCCTGCAAGGGTTTACTACTCGGCATTTTATGCGATTTCCGATACACCCCTGGAAAAGCATGAGAATACGCCGGTGTGGCGGGCAAACCGCTGGTATCAGATGGATGCTCTTCTCCGGCTGTACGGCTACAGTCGCGGGGAGCTGACTCCCGCATTTGATGAGGAGGGAATGCTGCTGAATACGGATCCAAAAATCCTTCTTGCGCAGAATTTGTCCCTCCTGAATCCGGACACGGCAGAGAAGTCCGAGCTGCTTCGGGTGCCCGGTATCGGTGCGGTTAGTGCTGAGGCGATTGTACAGACAAGAAAAGTGCAGAGTGTCAGAAATACGGCTGCCCTTCGCGGCTGCGGCGTGGTGATGAAACGGGCACTGCCGTATCTGTCGCTTGGAACAACACGCCAGACGACTTTTTCGTCATGGTGCTGA
- a CDS encoding 5-formyltetrahydrofolate cyclo-ligase, giving the protein MPSKAEIREHLRSVRDALTLEERREKSYYITEHLIRFLKPYTTVFAYVSKEPEVESLVIINSLLGAGKTVIVPIIDTKTKTLRLSYLTSVADLEPGTFQVPEPLSAEIPADIDKIEIALLPLIGFDRSGNRIGYGAGYYDRFFDVYPDIPRIGLAYACQEVDRIPAESYDRKMDWIVTENGITICNPARPKVPRNVVL; this is encoded by the coding sequence ATGCCCAGCAAAGCCGAGATACGGGAACACCTCAGATCCGTTCGCGATGCTTTGACGCTTGAAGAACGCCGCGAGAAAAGCTACTACATCACCGAGCATCTCATCAGATTCCTCAAGCCCTATACAACAGTTTTCGCCTACGTCTCCAAAGAACCTGAGGTCGAATCGCTTGTCATCATCAACAGTCTACTTGGTGCGGGAAAGACCGTAATTGTTCCAATCATTGACACAAAAACAAAAACACTCCGCCTCTCCTACCTCACCTCAGTCGCAGACCTCGAACCGGGAACCTTTCAGGTACCCGAACCCCTCTCTGCAGAAATTCCGGCAGACATCGACAAAATCGAGATAGCCCTCCTGCCTCTGATCGGATTTGACCGCTCCGGCAACCGCATCGGATACGGCGCAGGATACTATGACAGATTCTTCGACGTCTACCCTGACATCCCCCGCATCGGCCTCGCCTATGCCTGTCAGGAAGTTGACCGGATTCCTGCCGAGTCCTACGACCGGAAAATGGACTGGATTGTGACCGAAAACGGAATTACCATCTGTAATCCTGCGCGTCCTAAAGTTCCGCGTAATGTGGTTCTATAA
- a CDS encoding CDC48 family AAA ATPase, which yields MTDKITLPFIVQEADSSDVGRGYARINNDVMTKLGVNSGDFVKITGKRTGVAKVMRSSVSGSGTIAIDGDTRRAAGAGIGDTVMVEKTTPQTAAKITIQPAAQSIKLDSRQLEQFIQGQYAGKPIAKGQIIAIPLATQQTREDPFLSGWGGFSSYSTEYYAFVISDVSPGDIAIIGSETAVHYKDSVYKGDDAPKGKSAGNIHYEDIGGLGRELSQVREMIEYPLRHPEVFEKLGIEPPKGVLLYGPPGTGKTLIARAVANEAGAYFDTISGPEIVSKYYGDSEEKLRDIFQKAEENSPAIIFIDEIDSIAPKREESKGEMERRVVAQLLSLMDGLKSRGKVIVIAATNLPDSIDPALRRGGRFDREIEIGVPDKEGRKEILQIHSRNVPLSENVDLIKYANTTHGFVGADLALVVKEAAMHALRREFPGMNPDETISKEKLEGLKVTAEDFESALKMVQPSAMREVLVEVPDIHWSDVGGLDGVKEELQQAVEWPLKYADVYKQFATKSPKGFLMFGPPGTGKTLLAKAVANESECNFIAVKGPELMSKWVGESEKGVREIFRKARLASPSIIFFDEIDSIVPRRGSYEGSSHVTESVVSQFLTELDGLEELKNVVVIGATNRPDMIDPALLRPGRLEQHIFVPPPDEEGRKQILEVYLKGVKEMLAEDLNVDDLVAATDGFVGADIEALVREAKMVAIREFVKAMAGREAQEISLAIGSVRIYKRHFDEALKRVRPSMDKEGRRNAERDSWPYRFNEEERATLDKALTALKMAEYKADEDAAAKDQTAKLDRLLMSHQKDFSAIREITKKMEN from the coding sequence ATGACTGACAAAATTACTCTACCATTTATTGTACAGGAGGCAGACAGCAGCGACGTTGGACGCGGATACGCGAGAATCAACAACGACGTCATGACAAAACTCGGCGTAAACTCCGGAGACTTTGTAAAAATCACCGGCAAAAGAACCGGCGTCGCCAAAGTCATGCGTTCTTCGGTGAGCGGATCGGGCACGATTGCCATTGACGGTGACACCCGTCGTGCGGCAGGAGCAGGTATCGGCGACACCGTCATGGTGGAAAAGACCACACCGCAGACCGCCGCCAAAATTACCATCCAGCCCGCAGCCCAGAGCATCAAACTTGACAGCCGCCAGCTGGAACAGTTCATTCAGGGACAGTACGCCGGAAAACCGATCGCCAAAGGTCAGATAATTGCAATCCCGCTTGCAACCCAGCAGACGAGAGAAGACCCGTTCCTCTCAGGATGGGGAGGATTCTCCAGCTACAGCACCGAATACTACGCATTCGTCATCTCTGACGTCTCTCCGGGCGACATCGCCATCATCGGATCCGAAACCGCAGTCCATTACAAAGACTCGGTCTACAAAGGAGACGACGCCCCGAAAGGAAAATCCGCAGGCAACATCCATTACGAAGACATCGGCGGACTTGGCCGCGAACTCTCCCAGGTTCGCGAGATGATCGAGTATCCGCTCAGACACCCCGAAGTCTTTGAAAAGCTCGGCATCGAACCGCCAAAAGGCGTCCTCCTCTACGGTCCACCCGGAACCGGCAAGACGCTTATCGCCCGGGCAGTCGCCAACGAAGCAGGTGCCTACTTTGACACGATTTCAGGTCCTGAAATCGTGTCAAAATATTACGGAGACTCCGAAGAAAAACTCAGAGACATCTTCCAGAAAGCAGAAGAAAACTCTCCGGCAATCATCTTCATCGACGAAATCGACTCCATCGCACCCAAACGTGAGGAGTCCAAAGGCGAGATGGAACGGCGTGTCGTAGCCCAGCTCCTGTCTTTGATGGACGGCTTAAAGAGCCGCGGCAAAGTCATCGTCATTGCTGCAACCAACCTTCCCGACTCAATCGATCCGGCTCTCCGCCGCGGCGGACGCTTCGACCGCGAGATTGAAATCGGCGTGCCTGACAAAGAAGGAAGAAAAGAAATTCTTCAGATCCATTCAAGAAACGTTCCGCTTTCCGAGAACGTTGACCTGATCAAGTACGCGAACACCACCCACGGATTTGTGGGAGCGGATCTCGCCCTCGTCGTCAAAGAGGCCGCAATGCATGCATTACGCCGCGAGTTCCCTGGCATGAATCCTGACGAGACCATCTCCAAGGAGAAGCTCGAAGGTCTGAAGGTCACCGCCGAAGACTTTGAGTCCGCGTTGAAAATGGTCCAGCCTTCCGCAATGCGTGAGGTTCTCGTTGAAGTGCCGGACATTCACTGGTCTGACGTTGGCGGGCTTGACGGTGTCAAGGAAGAGCTTCAGCAGGCAGTTGAGTGGCCGCTGAAGTATGCGGACGTCTACAAACAGTTTGCCACAAAATCCCCGAAGGGATTCCTGATGTTCGGGCCTCCCGGTACCGGCAAGACCCTGCTGGCAAAGGCTGTCGCGAACGAGTCCGAGTGCAACTTCATCGCGGTAAAAGGTCCTGAGCTGATGTCGAAATGGGTCGGCGAGTCCGAGAAGGGCGTGCGGGAAATTTTCCGCAAAGCACGGCTTGCGTCTCCGTCGATCATCTTCTTTGACGAGATTGACTCGATCGTTCCCCGCAGAGGAAGCTACGAGGGCTCGTCCCATGTAACCGAAAGTGTAGTCAGCCAGTTCCTGACCGAGCTCGACGGGCTTGAGGAGCTGAAAAACGTGGTGGTGATTGGTGCGACCAACCGTCCGGATATGATCGATCCGGCGCTGCTTCGTCCCGGAAGGCTTGAGCAGCACATCTTTGTGCCGCCGCCGGATGAGGAAGGGAGAAAACAGATTCTTGAGGTCTACCTCAAGGGTGTGAAGGAGATGCTTGCCGAGGATCTGAATGTGGACGATCTGGTTGCCGCAACGGACGGGTTTGTCGGAGCAGACATTGAGGCTCTGGTTCGCGAGGCGAAGATGGTTGCCATCCGCGAGTTCGTGAAGGCGATGGCAGGCAGAGAGGCGCAGGAGATCTCACTTGCGATTGGCAGCGTGAGGATCTACAAACGCCACTTCGATGAGGCGCTGAAGCGTGTGCGTCCGTCGATGGATAAGGAAGGACGCAGGAATGCGGAACGTGACTCCTGGCCGTACCGGTTCAATGAGGAGGAACGTGCAACGCTTGATAAGGCGTTAACGGCGCTGAAGATGGCTGAGTATAAGGCTGATGAGGATGCGGCTGCAAAGGATCAGACTGCAAAGCTGGACAGGCTGCTGATGAGTCATCAGAAAGACTTTAGCGCAATCAGAGAGATAACTAAGAAGATGGAAAACTGA
- a CDS encoding aldolase produces MTDVKVPLDVPECMRDQYIANYNMITAGSGRLMLFAGDQKIEHLNDDFCGEGIPADDADPEHLFRIAAKANIGVLAAQLGLISRYAMDYPDVPYLVKMNSKTHLVGVSQKDPVSPQLWTVDQIADIADRGVKIAGIGYTIYLGSEEEADMLAEAAQLINAAHQYGMVTVLWIYPRGKAVKDEKDAHLIAGAAGVAACLGSDFVKVNAPKKEGVNSAELLREAVKAAGRTKLVCAGGSATTEEKFLKELYEQIHVGGAAGNATGRNIHQKTLDEAVKFCNAIYAITVENKTVADAVAMLK; encoded by the coding sequence ATGACTGATGTGAAGGTTCCTCTGGACGTCCCCGAATGTATGCGGGACCAGTATATTGCAAACTACAATATGATCACCGCAGGTTCCGGCCGGCTCATGCTGTTTGCCGGCGATCAAAAGATCGAACACTTAAACGATGACTTCTGCGGCGAAGGAATCCCTGCTGATGACGCAGATCCGGAACACCTCTTCCGCATCGCAGCAAAAGCAAATATCGGCGTGCTTGCCGCACAGCTTGGACTCATCAGCCGCTACGCAATGGACTATCCTGATGTCCCGTATCTGGTGAAGATGAACTCAAAGACCCACCTCGTCGGCGTCTCCCAGAAAGATCCGGTCAGCCCGCAGCTCTGGACTGTTGATCAGATCGCAGACATCGCAGACCGCGGTGTCAAGATCGCAGGAATCGGCTACACCATCTACCTCGGCAGCGAAGAAGAAGCAGACATGCTTGCAGAAGCAGCCCAGCTGATCAACGCAGCCCACCAGTACGGCATGGTCACCGTCCTCTGGATTTACCCACGCGGCAAAGCAGTCAAAGACGAAAAAGACGCACACTTAATCGCAGGAGCCGCAGGTGTAGCCGCATGCCTTGGCAGCGACTTTGTCAAGGTCAATGCACCGAAAAAAGAAGGAGTAAACTCTGCAGAACTTCTCCGCGAAGCAGTCAAAGCAGCAGGCAGAACAAAGCTCGTCTGTGCCGGCGGCTCGGCAACCACGGAAGAAAAGTTCCTCAAAGAACTCTATGAACAGATTCACGTCGGTGGGGCAGCAGGCAACGCAACCGGAAGAAACATCCACCAGAAGACACTGGATGAAGCAGTAAAGTTCTGCAACGCAATCTATGCAATCACGGTTGAAAACAAAACCGTCGCTGACGCAGTTGCGATGCTCAAATAA
- the thiD gene encoding bifunctional hydroxymethylpyrimidine kinase/phosphomethylpyrimidine kinase — protein MVQHAKDISMRNTPDTSEKYSQKSAGNLLKGMAFAVSVAGSDPSAGAGLQVDLKTMTACGVWGMTVVAALTAQNANHVTSTASVEPEFIGQQIAALEEDFPIGCYKTGMLKNAETVRAVAKSLPEDRGLVIDPVLLATREYRLLDEGGERELVESLIPRASVVTPNLPEAKVLSGIDIVDAASMEEAAHWFLDLGAKSVVIKGGHADFRKATDVFADKNGTVLLHGNVYPLEDVHGSGCCFASAIASHIALGYPVRDACSEAKSFVDSAIRYAVEYAPGRFTMNPGWQQHTSYGKKF, from the coding sequence ATGGTTCAGCATGCAAAGGATATCAGTATGAGAAATACGCCGGATACATCGGAAAAATATTCGCAAAAGTCTGCCGGGAATCTGCTCAAGGGAATGGCGTTTGCCGTATCCGTTGCCGGTTCTGACCCGTCAGCCGGTGCTGGACTGCAGGTTGATCTGAAGACGATGACGGCATGTGGTGTTTGGGGAATGACAGTCGTTGCTGCTCTTACCGCGCAGAATGCAAACCATGTGACAAGCACTGCGTCTGTTGAGCCGGAGTTTATCGGCCAGCAGATTGCAGCTCTTGAGGAGGATTTTCCAATCGGGTGCTACAAGACAGGGATGCTGAAGAATGCGGAGACGGTTCGGGCTGTTGCAAAATCCCTGCCTGAGGATCGGGGGCTTGTTATTGATCCGGTTCTTCTTGCAACCCGCGAGTATCGGCTGCTGGATGAGGGAGGAGAACGTGAACTTGTCGAGTCGCTGATTCCCCGTGCGAGTGTGGTCACGCCAAATTTACCGGAGGCAAAGGTTCTCTCAGGCATCGACATCGTCGATGCCGCATCGATGGAGGAAGCAGCTCACTGGTTCCTGGATCTCGGGGCAAAGTCTGTTGTCATCAAGGGAGGACATGCAGATTTCCGCAAGGCAACGGATGTGTTTGCTGATAAAAACGGAACAGTGCTTCTGCACGGCAATGTGTATCCGCTTGAGGATGTTCACGGTTCGGGCTGCTGTTTTGCATCAGCCATTGCATCCCACATTGCCCTCGGCTATCCGGTCAGAGATGCATGTTCAGAGGCGAAGTCCTTTGTGGACAGTGCAATCCGCTACGCTGTTGAGTATGCTCCGGGAAGATTTACGATGAATCCCGGATGGCAGCAGCATACCAGCTACGGCAAGAAATTCTGA
- a CDS encoding Hsp20/alpha crystallin family protein: MPESPDDAYKDLMDIIHQIITAHVSGDGEEKLPPVMGVKFVLNGGTIHLAPINPQPKTIPIEVFEDEGTVIIQTELPYNCQDDFFIAYQDGKLQLNAGERREYTAVIPVPPIDPALTETHLHNGVLEIVCFKKILPKMEE; this comes from the coding sequence ATGCCAGAGTCACCGGATGATGCCTACAAAGATCTGATGGATATTATTCATCAGATTATTACTGCTCATGTTTCGGGCGACGGCGAGGAGAAGCTCCCGCCCGTCATGGGAGTGAAGTTTGTGTTAAACGGGGGCACGATTCATCTTGCCCCGATTAATCCTCAGCCAAAGACGATTCCAATCGAGGTGTTTGAGGATGAGGGGACAGTTATTATTCAGACGGAACTGCCCTATAACTGTCAGGATGATTTTTTCATCGCGTATCAGGATGGAAAACTGCAGCTGAATGCAGGCGAGCGGCGGGAGTATACGGCGGTGATTCCGGTGCCGCCAATCGATCCGGCGCTGACCGAGACGCATCTGCATAACGGTGTGCTTGAGATTGTGTGTTTCAAGAAAATTCTTCCGAAGATGGAAGAGTAA